The Methylomonas montana genome has a window encoding:
- a CDS encoding OsmC family protein yields the protein MSQNDLKATLENTIATLQNNPAGARLVFKAQTRLLNGVRCVAEVRDFPPLIIDEPPELGGGDAGANPVELILAALGTCQEIVYAAYAAVLGIPLTAVEVTAKGYLDLHGLFGLKEVRSGFQKISFETALKSPADPETIEKLVAVVEAHCPVLDTLTRPVEVAGTVILNGAPLNVLASNAA from the coding sequence ATGTCACAGAATGATTTGAAAGCAACATTAGAGAACACCATTGCCACCCTGCAAAACAATCCGGCGGGCGCCCGCCTGGTCTTCAAGGCGCAGACCCGCCTGCTCAATGGCGTGCGTTGCGTCGCCGAAGTGCGGGATTTTCCGCCGCTGATCATTGATGAACCGCCCGAACTGGGTGGGGGGGACGCGGGGGCAAATCCGGTCGAGCTGATCTTGGCCGCGCTCGGCACCTGCCAGGAAATCGTCTATGCGGCCTACGCCGCTGTGTTGGGTATCCCTTTGACTGCCGTCGAGGTGACCGCCAAGGGCTATCTGGATCTGCATGGCCTGTTCGGCTTGAAAGAGGTACGCTCCGGTTTCCAGAAAATCAGCTTCGAAACCGCATTGAAGAGCCCTGCAGACCCGGAAACGATCGAAAAGCTGGTGGCGGTTGTGGAAGCGCATTGTCCCGTGCTCGATACCTTGACCCGGCCTGTCGAGGTGGCAGGCACGGTCATACTCAATGGTGCGCCGCTGAACGTCCTGGCCAGCAATGCCGCGTGA
- a CDS encoding NAD(P)H-dependent oxidoreductase, translating into MSTLKVVVVSGNLGLPSKTLKLAEQIIDAIKQQAYQQACIDVITHSLADLGPVFGPARHPGELSESGKAVLDSIGSADILVAVTPVYKGSYTGLFKHVFDFLDVKVLNEVPVILGATGGGEKHALIIEHQLRPLFGFFGAQTVPSGIYATEQNYDGSRFSDAVVNERIHAAARQAVTAALIRADQTQLCEVA; encoded by the coding sequence ATGAGTACATTAAAAGTCGTGGTTGTTTCGGGCAATCTAGGGCTACCGTCCAAGACGCTGAAATTGGCCGAGCAAATCATCGATGCAATCAAGCAGCAAGCCTACCAGCAAGCTTGCATTGATGTAATAACCCACAGCTTGGCTGATCTGGGCCCGGTTTTCGGTCCAGCCCGTCATCCGGGGGAGTTGAGCGAGAGTGGCAAAGCCGTGCTGGATTCTATCGGATCGGCCGACATCCTGGTCGCGGTTACACCGGTTTACAAGGGTTCCTACACCGGCCTATTCAAGCATGTGTTTGATTTTCTGGATGTGAAAGTGCTGAACGAAGTTCCGGTGATTCTTGGCGCCACCGGCGGCGGGGAAAAGCATGCCCTGATTATCGAACATCAACTGCGGCCGCTATTCGGCTTCTTCGGTGCGCAAACCGTTCCTTCCGGTATCTACGCCACCGAACAGAACTATGACGGTTCACGTTTTAGCGATGCCGTCGTCAATGAACGTATCCATGCGGCAGCGCGCCAGGCTGTTACAGCGGCGCTTATCCGAGCGGATCAAACCCAATTATGTGAAGTAGCTTAA
- the sfnG gene encoding dimethylsulfone monooxygenase SfnG has protein sequence MSQSHHSNSPIKFAYWVPNVSGGLLVSKVEQRTSWDIDYNRKLAQIAEQSGFDYALTQIRFTAGYGAEYQHESVSFSHALLAATKKLRVIAAILPGPWHPVVVAKQIATIDHLTAGRIAVNIVSGWFKTEFTAIGEPWLEHDERYRRSEEFIRALKGIWTQNDFSFFGDFYRFHHFTLKPKPLQQPHPEIFQGGSSRAARDMAARISDWYFTNGNTLEGIKAQVDDIRAKAAKEGHSVKIGVNAFVIARDTEAEARAVLDEIIDKADADAVNAFGHEVKQAGKASPEGEGNWAKSTFEDLVQYNDGFKTNLIGTPEQIAERIVALKAVGVDLILTGFLHFQEEVEYFGQRVLPLVRELEARQADKVAA, from the coding sequence ATGAGCCAATCACATCACAGCAACAGCCCCATCAAATTCGCCTACTGGGTTCCCAATGTCAGCGGCGGTCTGCTGGTCAGCAAAGTCGAGCAGCGCACCAGCTGGGATATCGACTATAACCGCAAGCTCGCGCAAATCGCCGAGCAAAGCGGCTTCGACTACGCCCTCACGCAGATCCGTTTCACCGCGGGTTACGGTGCGGAGTATCAGCACGAATCGGTCTCTTTCTCCCATGCCTTGTTGGCCGCGACCAAGAAGCTAAGGGTGATCGCGGCTATTTTGCCGGGACCCTGGCATCCGGTAGTCGTCGCTAAGCAGATTGCGACGATAGACCACCTGACGGCCGGCCGTATCGCCGTCAACATCGTCAGCGGTTGGTTCAAAACCGAATTTACCGCGATAGGCGAGCCATGGCTGGAGCATGACGAACGCTATCGCCGTTCGGAAGAATTCATCCGCGCGTTGAAAGGCATTTGGACACAGAACGATTTCAGCTTTTTCGGCGATTTCTACCGTTTCCACCATTTCACCTTGAAGCCGAAACCCCTGCAACAACCGCATCCGGAGATTTTTCAGGGTGGTAGTTCCCGGGCGGCGCGTGATATGGCGGCCCGGATTTCGGATTGGTATTTTACCAATGGCAATACATTGGAAGGTATTAAAGCGCAGGTCGACGATATTCGCGCCAAGGCAGCCAAGGAAGGTCATTCGGTCAAGATCGGCGTCAATGCTTTCGTGATTGCCCGGGATACCGAGGCGGAAGCCCGGGCGGTACTGGATGAAATTATTGATAAAGCCGACGCAGACGCCGTCAATGCATTCGGACATGAAGTCAAGCAGGCAGGAAAAGCATCCCCTGAAGGCGAGGGTAATTGGGCCAAGTCCACATTCGAAGATTTGGTGCAATATAACGATGGCTTCAAGACCAACCTGATCGGCACACCCGAACAAATCGCCGAGCGCATTGTCGCGTTGAAAGCGGTCGGCGTCGATCTGATCCTGACCGGCTTTTTGCATTTCCAGGAAGAAGTCGAATATTTCGGTCAGCGGGTTTTGCCTTTGGTCCGCGAACTGGAAGCGCGGCAAGCCGACAAAGTGGCCGCCTGA
- a CDS encoding TrbI/VirB10 family protein, whose product MASVDTWWTRLSPSAKRNMAVGSIGTVLLAVIIALATVTPEVSKPLSKQATIQHILTDSDPRSLGIDGISAQLRDLLQKNDEQARRLAAIEEQQRREQQSDEIRFKQWTAAEREAYEAKLQAVTGEVESLKNKSSTPAVAGNPGDVSQTTVEPTTPGRPSNRRPGYPPFDNGQDDLNRVFEQAAIPAPTASNSGVSGARANNQAPAAMQIRVIQEGAEQSNGKDKDAAPSEGRDRSNRDHASSDVFIPAGSILTGVLLNGLDAPTGKKAKKEPMPVLFRIKKEAILPNRFHADVRECFLLAAGFGDLSAERAYFRGETFSCVRQDGGVIEVPMNAYATGEDGKNGVRGRVVSKQGALLAQSMMAGFLRGFSDAFGRNQIPMLMTGGLGALSGTTPFQSAFSSQSMEGGALKGAGYAMERLSHFYMDMAEEIYPVIEVDATRQVNFIVQKGTALKLKSPS is encoded by the coding sequence ATGGCCAGCGTCGATACCTGGTGGACACGCTTGAGTCCGAGCGCCAAACGTAATATGGCCGTTGGCAGCATTGGTACCGTGCTGTTGGCCGTCATCATCGCGCTGGCCACGGTTACCCCGGAAGTCAGCAAACCGCTGAGCAAACAGGCCACCATTCAACACATTCTGACCGACAGCGATCCGCGCTCGCTGGGCATCGACGGCATTTCCGCGCAATTGCGAGATCTGCTGCAGAAGAACGACGAGCAAGCCCGCCGACTGGCGGCCATCGAAGAACAGCAGCGCCGGGAACAGCAATCCGACGAAATCCGTTTCAAACAATGGACGGCAGCGGAACGCGAAGCCTATGAAGCCAAACTCCAGGCAGTCACCGGCGAAGTGGAGTCGTTGAAGAACAAATCGTCTACACCGGCAGTGGCTGGCAACCCTGGCGACGTCAGTCAAACCACCGTGGAGCCAACGACACCGGGAAGACCGTCAAACCGCCGCCCAGGCTATCCGCCGTTCGACAACGGCCAGGACGATCTCAACCGCGTGTTCGAGCAAGCCGCTATTCCCGCACCGACTGCTAGCAATTCCGGCGTCTCAGGAGCACGAGCCAATAACCAAGCACCGGCGGCGATGCAAATTCGCGTCATCCAGGAAGGCGCTGAGCAGTCCAATGGTAAAGACAAAGACGCAGCCCCTAGCGAGGGTCGAGACCGCTCGAACCGTGATCACGCCAGCAGCGATGTCTTCATCCCCGCCGGCAGTATTTTGACCGGCGTGTTGTTGAATGGTCTCGATGCCCCGACCGGCAAAAAAGCCAAGAAAGAACCCATGCCGGTGCTGTTCCGGATCAAGAAGGAAGCCATCTTGCCCAACCGTTTCCATGCCGATGTGCGGGAGTGCTTTCTGCTGGCAGCCGGCTTTGGCGACTTGAGTGCCGAGCGCGCTTACTTTCGCGGCGAGACTTTTTCCTGCGTACGCCAGGACGGTGGCGTAATCGAAGTCCCGATGAATGCCTACGCCACCGGCGAAGACGGCAAAAACGGGGTGCGTGGCCGCGTCGTTTCCAAACAAGGCGCGCTACTCGCCCAATCCATGATGGCCGGTTTCCTGCGCGGCTTTTCCGATGCCTTCGGCCGCAATCAGATTCCAATGTTGATGACCGGCGGTCTGGGGGCGCTTTCCGGTACTACACCGTTTCAAAGCGCGTTTTCCTCGCAGTCGATGGAAGGCGGTGCCCTGAAAGGCGCCGGTTATGCCATGGAGCGACTGTCGCATTTTTACATGGACATGGCTGAAGAGATTTACCCGGTCATCGAAGTCGATGCCACCCGCCAAGTCAACTTCATCGTGCAAAAAGGCACGGCGCTGAAGCTGAAGTCGCCGAGCTGA
- a CDS encoding TraE/TraK family type IV conjugative transfer system protein — protein sequence MRWSDFLQTWDGHESENRFSRVVIIGLLVICVVTSLAAWRTERSIILVPPTLTQEVEVTRSQASSEFKESWGLFLAELLGNTTPANADFLKTAVEPLLAPDIYRSVLDAMSDQIKAIKMDRVAISFTPRHVDYEAETNKVFVSGELKSQGPSSKPDVKPRTYEFIIAIKNYRPRLEYIDVYPDSPRTLDRLKALQGQTREARP from the coding sequence ATGAGATGGTCGGATTTTCTGCAGACCTGGGACGGGCACGAGAGCGAGAACCGGTTTAGCCGCGTCGTCATCATTGGCTTGCTGGTCATTTGTGTGGTTACCTCGCTGGCCGCCTGGCGAACCGAGCGCAGCATCATTCTGGTGCCACCGACCTTGACACAGGAAGTCGAAGTGACGCGCAGCCAGGCATCCAGCGAGTTCAAAGAGTCCTGGGGCTTGTTCCTGGCTGAACTCCTCGGCAATACCACGCCGGCCAATGCCGATTTTCTGAAAACTGCGGTCGAGCCGCTATTAGCGCCGGATATTTACCGCAGTGTCCTGGATGCCATGAGCGATCAAATCAAGGCCATCAAAATGGATCGGGTCGCGATCAGCTTCACCCCGCGTCATGTCGATTACGAAGCCGAGACTAACAAAGTCTTCGTCAGCGGCGAACTGAAAAGCCAAGGCCCCAGTTCCAAACCCGACGTCAAACCCCGTACCTACGAATTCATCATCGCCATCAAAAACTATCGCCCCCGGCTGGAATACATCGACGTGTATCCGGATTCCCCCAGAACCTTGGATCGTCTGAAAGCATTGCAAGGCCAAACCCGCGAGGCTCGACCATGA
- a CDS encoding OmpP1/FadL family transporter, with protein MNRELFSLKNYQGINSWKLRKMSLLALASAVSPSVLALNTGTDLNLSLKPIAGGMAGAAYTKPQEVSAALFGNPATLTQFKGFNFGLGAAILEPEVDNYQSNNGFTNHSHSLAQNYIAPDIALSGEVSPGFVIGAGVAVDSGLGADYRTQPINGGAGLGLGGAGAGGAATLPLNVELLSFSANVGTAYELTPKLSLGAALTVGFGLGQFGTAGNTTGLGGLSGDFGGTTSSVHNISIRGAFGATYQLTQDVKIGASVKTPLEYNYRNVLSTTVGGAQEYQSVKVEQPLEATWGIAANPTTNLLLEADVAWKNWSQSSLYKDVYDDQFLAMFGGQYNLGNWQFRTGYSYATQLLRDEPNGTVGGFKGVGSLPLDTSVPGVLNNNDLVKVVQTTLGPVVWQHTATAGLGYAFSPKLRLDAFAAYAFEGSASRSTLALGEYAVNSSEWALGAGANFRF; from the coding sequence ATGAATAGAGAATTGTTTTCTCTCAAAAATTACCAGGGTATAAATTCATGGAAATTACGGAAGATGTCGTTATTGGCGCTAGCGAGTGCGGTGTCGCCTAGCGTATTGGCGCTGAATACCGGAACTGATCTGAATCTGTCTTTAAAGCCCATTGCCGGTGGCATGGCGGGCGCCGCTTATACTAAACCTCAAGAAGTTTCCGCCGCGTTGTTTGGCAATCCTGCCACCTTGACACAATTTAAAGGCTTCAATTTTGGTTTAGGAGCGGCCATTCTCGAGCCTGAAGTGGACAATTATCAAAGTAACAACGGATTTACCAACCATTCCCATAGTCTGGCCCAGAATTACATTGCGCCCGATATTGCTCTCAGTGGGGAAGTGTCGCCTGGTTTTGTGATTGGTGCAGGGGTTGCGGTTGATTCCGGCCTGGGCGCCGATTATCGTACGCAGCCAATCAATGGAGGGGCCGGACTCGGGCTGGGTGGCGCCGGAGCCGGCGGCGCGGCTACCTTGCCTTTGAATGTGGAATTGCTGTCATTTAGCGCCAATGTGGGGACTGCTTATGAGTTGACACCCAAATTGTCATTAGGCGCTGCATTAACGGTAGGATTCGGTTTGGGCCAGTTCGGGACTGCGGGAAATACTACGGGACTTGGCGGTTTATCGGGTGATTTTGGGGGGACAACGTCCAGCGTACATAATATTTCAATTCGTGGCGCTTTCGGTGCAACTTATCAGCTCACTCAGGATGTAAAGATAGGCGCTTCAGTAAAGACTCCTTTGGAATATAACTATCGTAATGTATTGTCGACCACAGTGGGCGGCGCTCAGGAATACCAAAGCGTAAAGGTCGAACAACCATTGGAAGCAACTTGGGGTATAGCAGCCAATCCGACCACTAATTTGTTGTTAGAGGCGGACGTAGCATGGAAAAACTGGTCGCAATCTTCGTTATATAAGGATGTCTATGATGATCAATTTTTGGCCATGTTTGGCGGGCAATATAATCTGGGGAATTGGCAATTTAGGACAGGCTACAGTTATGCTACTCAGTTGCTCCGCGACGAACCGAACGGCACGGTGGGAGGCTTTAAAGGGGTGGGGTCGCTTCCTCTTGATACCAGCGTCCCTGGTGTTCTTAATAACAACGATTTGGTTAAAGTCGTACAAACTACCTTAGGCCCGGTTGTTTGGCAGCATACAGCGACGGCAGGTTTGGGATACGCTTTTTCACCCAAGCTTAGGCTGGATGCCTTTGCGGCCTATGCTTTTGAAGGTTCGGCAAGCCGCAGTACACTGGCTTTGGGGGAGTATGCGGTTAACAGTAGCGAATGGGCGCTGGGTGCGGGGGCCAATTTCAGATTTTAA
- the traL gene encoding type IV conjugative transfer system protein TraL has protein sequence MEPVAIPQSIDDPIHILLWSADEIVPFMVSMLTGMLIDQFIPGLALGFIAVKFYRRFRDNRPDGYTLHALYWLGLLPNRAQSIPNPYIRRFLP, from the coding sequence ATGGAACCCGTTGCCATCCCCCAATCGATAGACGATCCGATTCATATTTTGCTGTGGAGCGCGGACGAGATCGTACCCTTCATGGTCAGCATGCTCACCGGCATGTTGATCGATCAGTTCATACCCGGCTTGGCGCTCGGATTCATCGCGGTCAAGTTTTACCGGCGTTTCCGCGATAACCGGCCTGACGGCTATACCTTGCATGCTCTGTATTGGCTGGGCCTGTTGCCTAATCGCGCGCAGAGCATTCCCAATCCCTACATCCGCCGGTTTCTGCCATGA
- a CDS encoding acyl-CoA dehydrogenase family protein translates to MSVHDYEKIRSEIRALVDEVIRPNAEQTDLGVFPRENLEALGRAGWNGVLIPKEYGGLGLDHVAFSIVAEEIGRACASTGLVYVMHTGAAQTINLFGNHDQKERWLKPARDGLIGTYSTSEKASGGHWWFNFSEASRGSDDNYMLNAEKSFTTSAGQADYYIFQTRSPGAKGPTDISFFIVDSKLDGITHGTWEALGVRGNHSGPITYKDVNVKSIDRLGDEGQGKDIVYHGVSPVYLVGLGSVWHGVARAALEKASDHLTGTIHRDFNRKLSDYQVLRQQLGESKVLVESLRPWQHDLARQLDQLQASGQPQGQILLPLTEFKVHAAEVANISARNALDVSGGYGYKRGPIERIFRDARAGIGMGPSNNIAREWIGKALVGLPLELFEAGGE, encoded by the coding sequence ATGTCTGTACACGATTACGAAAAAATCCGTTCCGAAATTCGCGCCCTGGTTGACGAAGTCATTCGGCCTAATGCCGAGCAAACCGACCTTGGCGTTTTCCCGCGGGAGAATCTTGAAGCCTTGGGCCGGGCGGGTTGGAATGGCGTACTGATTCCTAAGGAATACGGCGGTTTGGGTCTGGATCATGTCGCCTTTTCGATCGTGGCTGAAGAAATCGGCCGTGCCTGTGCTTCGACCGGCCTGGTCTATGTGATGCACACCGGCGCGGCGCAGACCATCAACTTATTCGGCAACCACGACCAAAAAGAACGTTGGTTGAAGCCGGCCAGAGACGGTTTGATCGGTACCTATTCGACCAGCGAAAAAGCCTCGGGCGGACACTGGTGGTTCAACTTCAGCGAAGCCAGCCGTGGCAGCGACGATAACTATATGCTGAATGCGGAAAAATCATTTACCACCAGCGCCGGACAAGCGGATTACTACATTTTTCAAACCCGTTCGCCGGGCGCCAAGGGGCCCACCGATATCAGCTTCTTCATCGTAGATTCCAAGCTGGACGGCATCACGCACGGCACTTGGGAAGCGCTCGGCGTGCGCGGCAACCACAGCGGGCCGATCACCTACAAGGATGTCAATGTAAAAAGCATCGATCGCCTGGGCGACGAAGGCCAGGGCAAGGACATCGTTTACCACGGCGTATCGCCGGTCTATCTGGTCGGTCTGGGCTCTGTCTGGCACGGTGTGGCCAGGGCGGCGCTGGAAAAAGCATCAGATCACCTGACCGGCACCATTCACCGCGATTTCAACCGCAAACTGTCCGACTACCAAGTGTTGCGCCAGCAATTGGGCGAGTCCAAGGTGTTGGTCGAAAGTTTACGGCCCTGGCAACACGATCTGGCGCGGCAATTGGACCAGTTGCAGGCCTCCGGCCAGCCGCAAGGGCAAATCCTACTGCCGTTGACCGAATTCAAGGTGCATGCGGCGGAAGTCGCCAATATCTCGGCGCGCAACGCCCTGGATGTCAGCGGCGGTTACGGATACAAGAGAGGCCCGATCGAACGCATCTTCCGTGATGCACGAGCCGGCATCGGCATGGGGCCGTCGAACAACATTGCCCGCGAATGGATAGGCAAGGCGCTGGTCGGATTGCCGCTGGAACTGTTCGAGGCAGGCGGCGAGTAG
- a CDS encoding TraK domain-containing protein — translation MNRSFPLILLFLTVSTALSADELPVTVLPPATTVAEDSSSSQPGVPSQPDFGIELPPVDASVLKAAKQQATALTSTSATSIGPQHIAVKPGINELMPIAVGHLNRLVTPFEHPVVTTTSQATTSTKGKIVYVATADETPVTLYITPGDNQDIALSLTLIPKRIPAREIHLDLDKDSYQLLNQWQRADSASRTSSQQEQAYISQLKSLFRDLGMQKTPPGFSLREPKPQEQIRCLQDRVQIKTGQVLESQDRLILVGLAKNTGSEMLEFDERSCATTQQDVLAVSIWPNVVLKPQEATELYVVVRQSPEASSSLRPSLLSGGQP, via the coding sequence ATGAATCGCTCATTCCCGCTAATTTTGTTATTCCTGACCGTTAGCACTGCCTTGTCTGCGGATGAATTACCCGTGACTGTGTTACCACCGGCAACCACTGTGGCCGAAGATTCTTCCTCATCGCAGCCAGGTGTCCCGTCGCAGCCAGATTTTGGCATCGAGTTACCGCCGGTCGATGCCAGCGTCTTGAAAGCTGCCAAACAGCAAGCGACGGCGTTAACCTCAACATCAGCCACTTCAATCGGGCCGCAACACATTGCCGTCAAACCCGGCATCAACGAACTGATGCCAATTGCCGTCGGCCACTTGAATCGCCTGGTCACGCCGTTCGAACATCCGGTGGTCACGACCACTAGCCAAGCCACCACCAGTACCAAAGGCAAAATCGTTTATGTCGCCACCGCCGACGAAACGCCGGTCACGCTATACATCACGCCCGGCGACAACCAGGACATCGCACTATCCCTAACCCTGATCCCCAAACGCATTCCGGCGCGGGAAATCCACCTCGATCTGGATAAGGACAGCTACCAATTGCTGAACCAATGGCAACGCGCCGATTCCGCAAGTCGAACCTCAAGCCAACAGGAACAGGCCTACATCAGCCAACTGAAATCGCTGTTTCGGGATTTGGGTATGCAAAAGACCCCGCCTGGGTTTTCACTCCGAGAACCCAAGCCGCAGGAACAGATTCGCTGCCTGCAAGACCGCGTGCAGATTAAAACCGGCCAAGTTCTGGAAAGCCAGGATCGATTGATTTTGGTGGGGCTTGCCAAGAATACCGGCAGCGAGATGCTCGAGTTCGACGAACGCAGTTGCGCGACGACGCAACAGGACGTGCTCGCCGTTTCGATCTGGCCCAACGTGGTATTGAAACCGCAGGAAGCGACCGAATTGTATGTCGTGGTCCGACAATCGCCTGAGGCGTCATCCAGTTTGCGGCCTTCGTTACTGAGCGGAGGTCAACCCTAA